The Mesorhizobium loti DNA segment AGTAAACCTTTTGGTGTGGTTACCGCCGGGTTCAGGAATCTGGTAAAGCCACAGTAAATGCAGCGCAAAGGCGCGTTAACGGATGGATTTTTCGCAATGAGCCATGAAAACACCGGCCTGCTTGCCGGCCCCGACGGTGTCGCGCGCTGCTTCTGGCACGGCAACCTGCCCGACTATCTCCACTACCATGATCATGAATGGGGTCGGCCGGTGGCCGACGACCGCAGGCTGTTCGAAAAGATCTGCCTTGAAGGCTTCCAGTCGGGCCTGTCATGGCTGACCATCCTGCGCAAGCGCGAGAATTTTCGCGAGGCCTTCGCCGGCTTCGACTTCGACAAGGTCGCCGCCTTCACCGACAAGGATGTCGAGCGCCTGCTCGGCAATGCCGGCATCATCCGCCATCGCGGCAAGATCGTCTCGACCATCAACAACGCCAAACGCGCCCGCGAGATGGTCGACGAGTTCGGCTCGCTCGCAGCCTGGTTCTGGAAGTTCGAACCCGGCAAGGAGGAACGGCCCA contains these protein-coding regions:
- a CDS encoding DNA-3-methyladenine glycosidase I codes for the protein MSHENTGLLAGPDGVARCFWHGNLPDYLHYHDHEWGRPVADDRRLFEKICLEGFQSGLSWLTILRKRENFREAFAGFDFDKVAAFTDKDVERLLGNAGIIRHRGKIVSTINNAKRAREMVDEFGSLAAWFWKFEPGKEERPKIVDLAHLRANPTTAVSVRISKELKKRGWSFVGPTTVYAFMQAMGLVNDHLEGCVCRKQVEKERKAFKRPA